The proteins below are encoded in one region of Desulfovibrio sp. JC022:
- a CDS encoding polyprenyl synthetase family protein: MTVKEKLAVHAAEVEKYLGECLKDMGIPENLLESMDYSLLAGGKRLRPVLVLVWAKMLGAKKEAVMPFAASLEMIHTYSLIHDDLPAMDDDDLRRGKPSNHKQFDEATAILAGDGLLTEAFGFMAKADAPAQHVVEAIALMAKSAGSAGMVGGQVVDMSYTGREGVTLDELKIMHSMKTGALILSACKSGAILAKGADASEDDVRRAEEYGRLIGVAFQIVDDVLDVVGDEATLGKPVGSDIEQGKSTYPSLIGLEESKELARKYVDEAVELLSPYSGEEAEFLAELARYIVDRVY, from the coding sequence AGTTGAAAAATATCTGGGTGAATGTCTTAAAGATATGGGAATTCCTGAAAATCTTCTGGAATCCATGGACTATAGCCTGCTGGCCGGAGGCAAACGTCTGCGCCCGGTTCTGGTGCTGGTCTGGGCCAAGATGCTGGGCGCAAAAAAAGAGGCGGTAATGCCTTTTGCTGCCAGCCTTGAGATGATTCATACCTATTCGCTTATCCATGACGATCTCCCGGCTATGGACGATGACGATCTGCGTCGCGGTAAGCCTTCAAACCATAAACAGTTTGATGAAGCTACCGCCATTCTCGCCGGAGACGGGTTGCTCACTGAAGCTTTCGGTTTCATGGCTAAGGCTGACGCTCCTGCACAGCACGTGGTTGAGGCCATCGCTCTGATGGCAAAATCCGCAGGCAGTGCGGGCATGGTCGGCGGTCAGGTCGTGGATATGAGCTACACCGGACGCGAAGGCGTGACCCTTGATGAACTCAAAATCATGCATTCCATGAAAACCGGGGCACTTATTCTTTCTGCTTGTAAATCAGGCGCAATTCTGGCTAAAGGTGCAGATGCGTCTGAAGATGATGTTCGAAGAGCGGAAGAGTACGGAAGACTTATCGGCGTGGCATTCCAGATCGTGGACGATGTTCTGGACGTGGTCGGCGATGAAGCTACTCTCGGTAAACCCGTAGGCAGTGACATTGAGCAGGGTAAGTCCACCTACCCCAGTCTGATCGGACTTGAAGAGAGTAAGGAACTTGCCCGTAAATACGTTGACGAGGCTGTTGAATTGCTTTCCCCATATTCAGGTGAAGAAGCCGAGTTCCTCGCAGAACTGGCTCGCTATATAGTGGACCGGGTTTACTAG